A single window of Vibrio gazogenes DNA harbors:
- the potB gene encoding spermidine/putrescine ABC transporter permease PotB, with product MKMPRISLRQAIIYLIVSWLLIFVFIPNLMVIGTSFLTRDETDLINFTLTWENYINLVDPLYIKVLAHSFYMAGIATLLCLLIGYPFAFAIAKMPAARRPFMLFLVIVPFWTNSLIRTYGLKIVMGTNGILNKALLSLGLIDTPFRVMYTEIAVMIGLVYILLPFMILPLYSAFEKLDYAYVEAAQDLGANKFQTLIKIIIPLTIPGIIGGCLLVLLPALGMFYISDLLGGAKNPLIGNIIKSQILNARDWPAGAATSIALTFVMALLLYVYYKTGRLLNRKMEL from the coding sequence ATGAAAATGCCTCGAATTAGTCTCCGCCAAGCCATTATCTATTTGATTGTAAGCTGGTTGCTGATCTTCGTTTTCATCCCTAATCTGATGGTCATTGGGACGAGCTTTCTTACCAGAGATGAGACAGACCTCATCAACTTTACACTCACTTGGGAAAACTATATCAATCTGGTCGATCCGCTCTATATCAAAGTGCTGGCACATTCATTTTATATGGCGGGAATCGCGACATTACTCTGCCTGCTTATCGGCTACCCTTTCGCATTTGCAATTGCAAAGATGCCAGCGGCCCGGCGCCCTTTTATGCTTTTTCTCGTAATTGTACCATTCTGGACCAATTCTCTGATCCGTACCTATGGTTTGAAAATCGTGATGGGAACCAATGGAATCCTGAATAAAGCATTGCTTAGTTTAGGGTTGATTGATACCCCGTTTCGAGTCATGTATACCGAAATCGCTGTGATGATCGGGCTGGTCTATATTTTACTCCCTTTTATGATTCTGCCGCTTTACTCCGCATTCGAAAAACTGGATTACGCTTATGTGGAAGCCGCGCAAGATCTCGGGGCAAATAAGTTTCAGACGTTAATCAAAATTATTATCCCTCTTACAATACCGGGTATTATCGGTGGCTGTTTACTCGTATTATTACCGGCACTTGGCATGTTTTATATTTCTGACTTACTGGGCGGTGCGAAAAATCCGTTGATCGGTAATATTATTAAGAGCCAAATACTCAATGCGAGAGACTGGCCAGCCGGTGCAGCAACCAGCATCGCTCTGACATTCGTCATGGCGCTGTTACTTTATGTTTATTACAAAACAGGCCGCCTGTTAAACAGAAAAATGGAACTTTAA
- the nagK gene encoding N-acetylglucosamine kinase, producing the protein MYYGFDVGGTKIEFGAFDTTLTRVATERLPTPLKHYDQFIKVIAEQVEKYDEILGCVGQVGVGLPGIERVDDGSLMTANIPSINDRHLRHDLEKRLQRPVRIENDANCFILSEAWDDSLRDSPSVMGLILGTGFGGGIVYRGEVFSGRNHVAGEVGHMRIPIDAWFWLGDNPPLFQCGCGQQGCLESYISGRGFEGLYQHKYGQSKPAVEIIENFYAGDKTASDFIDFFIELLAICLGNIFTAYDPHTVVLGGGLSNFERLYQALPQRVSRYLLPIAQCPEIRRAKYGATGGVRGAAFLNLQP; encoded by the coding sequence ATGTATTATGGCTTTGACGTTGGTGGAACGAAAATTGAGTTTGGTGCATTCGATACAACATTGACCCGAGTTGCAACCGAACGCTTGCCAACCCCGCTGAAGCATTACGACCAGTTTATCAAAGTGATTGCCGAACAGGTTGAAAAATATGATGAAATTTTGGGCTGTGTTGGTCAAGTCGGGGTGGGACTCCCCGGCATAGAGCGTGTAGATGATGGTTCGTTGATGACGGCCAACATTCCGAGTATCAATGATCGTCATTTACGTCACGATTTGGAAAAACGACTGCAACGTCCCGTTCGCATAGAAAATGATGCAAATTGTTTTATCTTATCTGAAGCATGGGATGACTCACTGCGGGACAGTCCTTCAGTCATGGGGCTGATTTTAGGCACTGGCTTTGGTGGAGGAATTGTCTATCGTGGGGAAGTTTTTTCCGGCAGAAATCATGTCGCAGGAGAAGTCGGCCATATGCGAATACCAATTGATGCATGGTTTTGGTTAGGCGACAATCCGCCTCTGTTTCAGTGTGGATGTGGTCAGCAAGGTTGTCTGGAAAGCTATATTTCTGGTCGCGGTTTTGAGGGCCTGTATCAACACAAATATGGCCAATCTAAACCTGCCGTTGAGATCATTGAGAATTTTTACGCAGGTGATAAGACAGCAAGTGACTTTATTGATTTTTTCATCGAACTGCTGGCGATATGTCTCGGAAATATTTTTACGGCATATGATCCGCATACCGTTGTGCTCGGTGGTGGATTATCAAATTTTGAACGGCTCTATCAGGCGCTGCCGCAGCGAGTCTCCCGTTATTTGTTACCTATCGCACAATGTCCGGAGATCAGAAGAGCAAAATATGGCGCAACCGGTGGTGTCCGAGGTGCGGCATTTTTGAATCTTCAGCCTTGA
- the mobA gene encoding molybdenum cofactor guanylyltransferase MobA yields MLEEHQITWVILAGGQSSRMGGHDKGLLIYQGQPLIQRVIDALQPQVSSLWICANRNQAAYRQYAPVIEDLYPDYPGPLAGLHSALKHAKTEWVGILPCDGPHVSHDLVERFCQASKRGGKVYVAHDGHKYQPVYALAHRSVLSQLEHFLAQGERKVMRFFDQLGACPVDCHDIQSMFMNVNTPEQLCNPQDQPMV; encoded by the coding sequence ATGCTCGAAGAACATCAAATCACTTGGGTGATTCTTGCCGGAGGACAATCTTCGCGGATGGGTGGTCATGATAAAGGGCTGTTAATTTATCAAGGGCAGCCATTAATCCAGCGGGTGATTGACGCACTACAACCGCAGGTCTCCTCTCTTTGGATCTGTGCCAACCGCAATCAAGCGGCTTATCGGCAATACGCGCCTGTTATTGAAGATCTTTATCCGGATTATCCCGGACCACTGGCCGGGCTACACAGCGCTTTAAAACATGCAAAAACGGAATGGGTTGGCATTCTTCCTTGTGATGGCCCACATGTCAGCCATGATTTAGTTGAACGCTTTTGTCAGGCAAGTAAACGGGGTGGGAAGGTTTATGTCGCTCATGACGGTCACAAATATCAACCGGTTTATGCCCTTGCTCACCGTTCTGTGCTCAGTCAGCTTGAACACTTTCTGGCTCAAGGCGAACGAAAAGTGATGCGCTTTTTTGACCAGCTCGGTGCTTGTCCTGTTGATTGTCACGATATTCAGTCGATGTTTATGAATGTGAATACCCCGGAACAGCTGTGCAACCCACAAGATCAGCCGATGGTTTAA
- a CDS encoding DUF3305 domain-containing protein produces the protein MSYLKKPTKSEITWLIECQFIEHHITAGAWVTIQKQLVGFELIPDLDSENLGTLRLHRREKKDYRKNLKSKEPKLYAVLNTTPQKEIRMLTASPQMARRLMDQEYLVLSNRMPSEVRSWIASYLDKR, from the coding sequence ATGTCATATTTAAAAAAACCTACAAAGTCAGAAATTACATGGCTAATTGAATGTCAGTTTATTGAACACCATATTACTGCCGGTGCATGGGTCACAATACAAAAGCAGTTAGTTGGATTTGAACTGATTCCTGATCTCGATTCGGAAAATCTTGGCACATTACGACTGCATCGTCGTGAAAAAAAAGACTACCGAAAAAACTTAAAATCCAAAGAGCCAAAGCTTTATGCGGTATTAAACACAACCCCCCAAAAAGAGATTCGAATGCTGACTGCATCTCCCCAAATGGCCCGACGATTGATGGATCAAGAATATTTGGTCCTCTCAAATCGAATGCCGAGTGAAGTTCGGTCATGGATAGCATCTTATCTTGATAAGCGCTAG
- a CDS encoding extracellular solute-binding protein yields the protein MKNKFFAGILSTAALFSGYSMADDQTLYFYNWSEYIPNDILQEFTKETGIKVIYSTYESNETMYAKLKTQGSGYDLVVPSTYFVSKMRKEGMLQPIDKSLLPHFDGLDPNYLNKSFDPNNNYSIPYIWGATGIGVNTDLVDKSTIHRWDDLWNPHWKGQLLLMDDAREVFHIALSKLGYSPNTTNPDEIKAAYEALKSLMPNVLVFNSDFPANPYIAGEVALGMLWNGSAYMARQEGAPIDIIWPEKGTIFWMDSLAIPSGAKHVQAAHKMIDFLLRPENAAKIALEIGYPTPVKAAYKQLPSEFANDPNIFPPQSVMDSGVWQDEVGEANHLYESYFQKLKVSN from the coding sequence ATGAAAAATAAATTCTTTGCAGGTATTTTGTCTACCGCCGCATTATTTTCCGGCTATAGTATGGCAGACGATCAGACGCTCTATTTTTACAACTGGTCTGAATATATTCCAAATGACATCCTTCAGGAATTTACCAAAGAAACTGGGATTAAAGTCATCTATTCAACTTACGAATCGAATGAAACAATGTACGCAAAGTTGAAGACTCAGGGATCCGGTTATGATTTGGTGGTGCCATCAACTTACTTTGTGTCCAAAATGCGTAAAGAAGGCATGTTGCAGCCGATTGACAAATCTCTGCTCCCCCATTTTGATGGACTGGATCCCAATTATCTGAATAAATCGTTTGATCCAAATAACAACTATTCTATTCCCTATATCTGGGGAGCAACAGGTATCGGCGTCAACACTGACCTTGTCGATAAATCGACGATTCATCGTTGGGATGATTTATGGAACCCACACTGGAAAGGTCAGTTGTTGCTGATGGATGACGCGCGTGAAGTTTTCCATATCGCGCTGTCAAAATTGGGCTACTCACCCAACACCACCAATCCGGATGAAATTAAAGCTGCTTACGAAGCATTGAAATCGCTCATGCCGAATGTACTCGTGTTCAATTCTGATTTCCCGGCAAATCCCTATATTGCCGGTGAAGTTGCTCTGGGCATGCTGTGGAATGGCTCGGCTTATATGGCACGGCAAGAAGGTGCGCCCATTGATATCATCTGGCCGGAAAAAGGCACGATCTTCTGGATGGATAGTCTGGCGATTCCTTCAGGTGCCAAACATGTTCAAGCGGCTCATAAAATGATTGATTTCCTGCTTCGTCCTGAAAACGCAGCAAAAATTGCGCTGGAAATTGGTTATCCGACGCCGGTGAAGGCCGCTTATAAGCAATTGCCAAGCGAGTTCGCCAATGATCCAAATATCTTCCCGCCACAATCCGTGATGGATAGCGGTGTCTGGCAGGATGAAGTCGGTGAAGCAAATCACTTGTACGAATCGTACTTCCAAAAGCTGAAAGTCAGTAACTAG
- a CDS encoding aromatic amino acid transport family protein — translation MNTTILVQNNKYSSGKWTYKDFTWCLSLFGTAVGAGVLFLPIKAGAGGFWPLVILALIAAPMTWFAHKSLARFVLSAKRPESDITDTVEEHFGKTGANLITFAYFFAIYPIVLIYGVGITNTVDSFLVHQLALPSIPRWLLSGVLILTMTGGVVFGKSLMLKATSLMVYPLVLILLALSVYLIPDWNTSMMEVKPDWSAMPMIIWLAIPLIVFSFNHSPIISQFTKEQRLTYGDDAAQKTDMITGGAAFMLMAFVMFFVFSVVLSLSPEQLALAKAQNISVLSYLANEHDSPLISYLGPIVAFAAITSSYFGHFLGAHEGLVGLIKSRSNMAVKSIDRTSLIFIVLTTWIVAIINPSILGMIETMGAPMIAAILFIMPVYAMRRVGAMKKFRTSVPVQIFTMVCGLAAITSVICGAL, via the coding sequence ATGAATACAACAATATTAGTACAAAATAACAAATATTCATCTGGTAAATGGACTTACAAAGATTTTACATGGTGCCTCTCTCTGTTTGGAACAGCCGTCGGTGCGGGTGTGCTTTTCCTGCCGATTAAAGCAGGGGCCGGTGGCTTTTGGCCATTAGTCATTCTTGCCCTGATAGCCGCACCAATGACCTGGTTTGCGCATAAAAGTCTGGCGCGTTTTGTGCTGTCAGCCAAACGCCCTGAATCTGATATTACGGATACGGTTGAAGAACATTTTGGGAAAACCGGTGCCAACCTGATTACGTTTGCTTATTTTTTCGCGATTTATCCAATTGTGTTGATTTATGGGGTAGGAATTACCAATACGGTAGACTCCTTTCTGGTGCATCAACTTGCGCTACCCTCAATTCCGCGCTGGTTACTGTCCGGTGTATTGATTCTGACGATGACGGGTGGGGTGGTATTTGGTAAGAGCCTGATGTTGAAAGCCACCTCGTTGATGGTTTATCCACTGGTGTTGATTTTACTCGCATTGTCGGTTTATCTGATTCCGGACTGGAATACATCGATGATGGAAGTAAAACCCGATTGGTCCGCGATGCCGATGATCATTTGGCTGGCGATTCCACTGATTGTTTTTTCATTTAATCACAGCCCAATTATTAGCCAGTTTACCAAAGAACAGCGTTTAACCTATGGGGATGATGCAGCGCAAAAGACCGACATGATAACTGGTGGTGCAGCGTTTATGCTGATGGCATTTGTGATGTTTTTTGTGTTTTCGGTCGTATTGTCGCTTTCTCCTGAGCAACTTGCACTTGCAAAAGCGCAAAATATTTCGGTCTTGTCTTATCTGGCGAATGAACACGATTCACCGTTGATCTCTTATTTGGGGCCTATCGTGGCATTTGCTGCCATTACATCCAGCTATTTTGGTCATTTTCTAGGTGCACATGAAGGGTTGGTCGGGTTGATTAAATCTCGCAGCAATATGGCGGTAAAATCAATTGATCGCACTTCTCTGATTTTTATCGTTTTGACGACTTGGATTGTTGCCATTATTAATCCGAGTATCTTGGGGATGATTGAAACCATGGGTGCACCGATGATTGCAGCCATTCTATTTATCATGCCGGTCTATGCGATGAGACGTGTGGGGGCGATGAAGAAGTTCAGAACTTCTGTGCCAGTACAGATTTTTACCATGGTTTGTGGCTTGGCTGCCATTACTTCTGTGATTTGTGGCGCTTTATAA
- a CDS encoding ammonium transporter, with product MEHNLSQVQGAVQTLTQSSDTLFLLLGAIMVFLMHAGFAFLEVGTVRKKNQVNALVKILVDFGVSTIAYFFIGYWIAYHTTFFSGAEVLAAGNGYALVKFFFLLTFAAAIPAIVSGGIAERARFHPIMIATFFTVGIIYPFFEGMIWNGNFQFQNWLAAQFGHPFHDFAGSVVVHAVGGWIALVAVIFLGMRKGRIRAGKHTNFAPSNIPFLALGAWILSVGWFGFNVMSAQTLNGISGLVAMNSLMAMVGGILAAFIVGKNDPGFIHNGPLAGLVAVCAGSDLMHPLGALVTGGIAGVLFVWVFTWLQNKTHIDDVLGVWPLHGLCGAWGGIAAGIFGQQSLGGIGGVSLPAQVLGTIAGILVALFGALIVYGSLQKIMGLRLSEEDEFNGADLSIHKISTINEE from the coding sequence ATGGAGCACAATTTAAGCCAAGTTCAGGGGGCCGTCCAGACCCTGACCCAAAGTTCAGATACACTGTTTTTATTACTGGGGGCAATTATGGTTTTTCTGATGCATGCTGGCTTTGCTTTTCTAGAGGTTGGTACGGTTCGGAAGAAAAATCAGGTCAATGCCTTAGTCAAAATTCTGGTTGATTTCGGTGTATCAACCATCGCTTATTTCTTTATCGGTTACTGGATTGCATATCACACGACGTTTTTCTCTGGTGCCGAAGTACTGGCGGCCGGGAATGGTTATGCGCTGGTTAAGTTTTTCTTTCTACTGACTTTTGCAGCAGCGATCCCTGCGATTGTTTCTGGTGGTATTGCCGAGCGAGCCCGTTTCCATCCGATTATGATCGCGACCTTTTTCACGGTTGGTATCATTTATCCATTTTTCGAAGGGATGATCTGGAATGGTAACTTCCAATTCCAAAACTGGCTTGCAGCTCAGTTCGGCCATCCGTTTCATGACTTTGCCGGTTCGGTGGTTGTCCATGCTGTTGGCGGATGGATTGCGCTGGTTGCCGTGATCTTTCTGGGCATGAGGAAAGGGCGGATTCGGGCCGGGAAACATACCAACTTCGCACCATCAAATATTCCATTTCTTGCTTTAGGCGCTTGGATTCTCAGTGTGGGATGGTTTGGTTTTAATGTGATGTCGGCACAAACACTCAACGGGATCAGTGGTCTTGTTGCTATGAATTCTCTTATGGCAATGGTTGGTGGCATTCTGGCTGCATTTATTGTCGGCAAAAATGACCCCGGATTTATTCATAACGGCCCTTTAGCAGGATTGGTTGCGGTGTGTGCCGGTTCGGATCTGATGCATCCTCTTGGTGCATTGGTCACGGGCGGGATTGCAGGGGTTCTGTTTGTCTGGGTGTTTACCTGGCTACAGAACAAAACGCATATTGATGATGTGTTGGGAGTTTGGCCTCTCCACGGTTTATGTGGTGCCTGGGGCGGCATTGCCGCAGGTATTTTTGGTCAGCAGTCACTTGGTGGTATTGGTGGTGTGAGTCTGCCGGCTCAGGTACTGGGAACCATCGCCGGCATTCTTGTTGCGCTATTCGGTGCACTGATTGTTTACGGTTCACTTCAGAAAATCATGGGATTAAGACTTTCTGAGGAAGATGAATTTAATGGTGCAGATCTATCGATTCATAAAATTTCCACTATCAATGAAGAATAA
- a CDS encoding sigma-54-dependent transcriptional regulator encodes MKLLTERQFLTFSVLVISPQPEVLVQFVRALSGLVSGLDTMSNPQGDSQLLALYDLIILDVNACQPHEVAQISSCFEGEILLLLNENDLKSDLVQGRYYLLPPLNAHQIQQAVKCALQRLIETQKYTVLTQTLEQYHQNVIVGHSDRTTSLKQQIMQYAPSKAPVLIEGETGTGKELAARAIHESSGRVGPFVMVNCADIHSDSVATERLFHHGGSLRLANHGTLFLDGIENIPADFQHILVQLLEGRTVQSQGGNSSYLIDVRLISATTKGMLNIVRENGFCRELYERLSVLKMNISPLRDRLSDLRELFPYLTQRLCGKLSLPIPTWLNEYDFYQGEYNWPGNVREVINLIERCLIINKSPNDYWHEYMIQPSQYTSKVMVSISHHSEMPEFPFSRALTPTPMRGYPSDWSLQEIEKSHIQKVVDFYDGNKSAAARQLGISRKTLERKYKEWQSESD; translated from the coding sequence GTGAAATTACTAACCGAACGACAATTTCTGACTTTTTCTGTACTGGTGATTAGCCCTCAGCCAGAAGTTTTAGTGCAGTTTGTCCGTGCATTATCGGGGTTGGTTTCCGGATTAGATACGATGAGTAACCCGCAGGGTGATAGCCAACTGTTGGCACTTTATGACCTGATTATTCTGGACGTCAATGCGTGCCAACCTCATGAAGTTGCTCAAATTTCATCATGTTTTGAAGGTGAAATCCTGCTGCTGTTAAATGAAAATGATCTTAAATCAGACCTTGTTCAGGGACGTTATTATCTTTTGCCCCCGTTAAACGCACACCAGATTCAGCAAGCCGTTAAGTGTGCCTTACAACGGTTGATTGAAACGCAAAAATATACCGTGCTGACACAAACATTAGAGCAGTATCATCAGAACGTGATTGTTGGTCATTCGGACAGAACAACATCTCTCAAGCAACAGATCATGCAGTATGCGCCGTCAAAAGCACCTGTTCTGATTGAGGGGGAGACCGGGACAGGTAAAGAATTGGCAGCGCGAGCCATTCATGAGTCGAGTGGGCGAGTCGGACCTTTTGTCATGGTCAACTGTGCAGATATCCACTCCGATTCAGTGGCAACAGAGCGACTGTTCCATCATGGCGGATCATTACGTCTTGCCAATCATGGCACGCTATTTTTGGATGGTATTGAAAATATCCCAGCTGATTTTCAACATATTCTGGTTCAGTTACTCGAAGGGCGAACCGTTCAGTCGCAAGGGGGGAATTCTTCGTATTTAATTGATGTTCGTTTAATATCCGCAACGACGAAAGGGATGCTCAATATTGTCAGAGAAAATGGATTTTGCAGAGAGTTATATGAACGCTTATCGGTATTAAAAATGAATATTTCACCACTGCGTGATAGGTTGAGTGATTTAAGAGAACTATTCCCTTATTTAACCCAACGTCTTTGTGGGAAATTATCACTTCCTATACCGACATGGTTAAACGAGTACGATTTTTATCAAGGTGAATATAACTGGCCGGGGAATGTAAGAGAAGTTATTAATCTGATTGAAAGATGCCTGATCATAAATAAATCACCTAATGATTACTGGCATGAATATATGATACAGCCATCACAATATACATCAAAAGTGATGGTTAGCATCTCTCATCACAGTGAAATGCCTGAATTTCCTTTCTCAAGAGCACTAACACCAACACCGATGCGGGGTTATCCGAGTGATTGGAGTTTACAGGAAATCGAAAAATCCCATATACAGAAAGTCGTTGATTTTTATGATGGTAATAAGTCAGCAGCAGCACGTCAACTCGGTATCTCACGCAAGACACTGGAGCGAAAATATAAAGAATGGCAATCCGAGTCTGATTGA
- the cobB gene encoding Sir2 family NAD+-dependent deacetylase, giving the protein MHYPYRNIVVLTGAGISAESGIQTFRAQDGLWENHSIEDVATPEGFERNPELVQNFYNQRRRKLLSASIQPNSAHLALGKLEAELDGQVTVITQNIDNLHERGGSNNVIHMHGELLKARCCVSQQVIDQKDDLHMGDLCHCCQIPSQLRPHIVWFGEMPLRMGEIYTALEQADLFISIGTSGVVYPAAGFVHDAKMHGAHTIEINLEPSAVESEFVEKRYGKASIEVPRLVDELLLPD; this is encoded by the coding sequence ATGCACTATCCATATCGTAATATTGTTGTTCTCACTGGCGCTGGTATTTCTGCTGAATCAGGGATTCAAACCTTCAGAGCACAGGATGGCCTTTGGGAAAATCACAGTATTGAAGATGTTGCGACCCCCGAAGGGTTTGAACGCAATCCGGAACTGGTTCAGAATTTTTATAATCAGCGGCGGCGAAAATTGCTTTCAGCATCGATTCAACCGAATTCTGCTCATCTTGCTTTAGGTAAACTTGAAGCAGAGCTCGATGGTCAGGTCACCGTCATTACCCAAAACATCGACAATTTACATGAGCGCGGCGGGAGTAACAATGTGATCCATATGCATGGTGAACTGTTGAAAGCGCGTTGCTGTGTATCACAGCAAGTGATTGACCAAAAAGATGATTTACACATGGGTGATCTTTGTCATTGCTGTCAGATACCTTCTCAATTACGTCCTCACATCGTGTGGTTTGGTGAAATGCCGTTGAGAATGGGAGAAATTTATACAGCTCTTGAACAAGCGGACTTATTTATTTCAATTGGTACTTCTGGGGTGGTTTATCCTGCAGCAGGTTTTGTTCATGATGCCAAAATGCATGGTGCCCATACGATAGAAATCAATCTTGAGCCGAGTGCTGTAGAAAGCGAATTTGTCGAGAAGCGTTATGGTAAAGCCAGTATTGAAGTCCCGAGACTGGTTGATGAGTTACTTTTACCTGATTAG
- the potC gene encoding spermidine/putrescine ABC transporter permease PotC: MTKVFRFSLMTIVYSFLYLPIFVLIINSFNANKFGMRWDGFSTKWYNALIENDSLMQAAWHSFNVAVFSATTATIIGSLTAVALFRYRFRGKSLVNGMLFVVMMSPDIVMAISLLALFLVLGVHLGFLTLFFSHITFCLPFVVVAVYTRLNGFDVKMLEAARDLGASEWVILHKIILPLAKPAVASGWLISFTLSLDDVIISSFVTGPSYEILPLKIYSMVKVGISPEVNALATVMLLISFTLVVISHYIGRDKLQRR, encoded by the coding sequence ATGACAAAAGTCTTTCGCTTTAGCCTGATGACTATCGTATATAGTTTTCTGTATCTGCCGATTTTTGTTCTGATCATCAATTCATTCAATGCCAATAAATTTGGCATGCGCTGGGATGGGTTCTCTACCAAATGGTATAACGCGCTCATCGAAAATGACAGTTTGATGCAGGCCGCATGGCACTCTTTTAATGTCGCGGTGTTTTCAGCGACGACGGCAACTATCATCGGTAGTTTGACCGCTGTGGCACTATTTCGTTATCGGTTCCGAGGCAAATCTCTGGTCAATGGGATGTTGTTTGTCGTGATGATGTCACCGGATATCGTGATGGCGATTTCTCTGCTGGCCCTCTTCCTTGTGTTAGGTGTTCATCTCGGTTTTCTGACTTTATTCTTTTCCCATATTACATTTTGTCTGCCTTTTGTTGTCGTTGCTGTCTATACACGCCTGAATGGTTTTGATGTCAAAATGTTAGAAGCCGCCAGAGATTTAGGGGCCAGCGAATGGGTGATTCTGCATAAAATTATCCTCCCGTTAGCCAAGCCGGCTGTCGCCTCAGGCTGGCTGATTAGCTTTACCCTCTCATTGGATGATGTCATTATCAGCTCATTTGTGACTGGCCCGAGTTACGAAATACTGCCTTTAAAAATTTATTCCATGGTGAAGGTCGGTATTTCTCCGGAAGTTAACGCGCTGGCAACAGTGATGTTACTGATATCATTTACACTGGTTGTTATTTCTCATTATATTGGGAGAGATAAGCTTCAACGCCGCTAA
- the mobB gene encoding molybdopterin-guanine dinucleotide biosynthesis protein B, with protein sequence MTSLSDKLPNIAVLGFAAFSGTGKTTLLESLIPVLIAHGIRVGVYKHSHHVIEQDKPGKDSFRLRKAGAFQTLLSTPARAILTTEFSEIPTSPDFYHLLQQFDSENLDIILVEGCKEQRFPKIELHRHEINKPWLYPDDPDIIAVATDRMITCPLPCLDLNDTAQIAEFVMQYVQDFQSHILPASIQ encoded by the coding sequence ATGACGAGTCTTTCAGACAAACTGCCCAATATTGCTGTACTCGGCTTCGCGGCTTTTTCCGGAACCGGAAAAACAACGCTACTTGAATCGCTAATTCCGGTCTTGATCGCACATGGCATTCGCGTGGGGGTTTATAAACATTCACATCACGTCATCGAACAAGATAAACCGGGAAAAGACAGTTTTCGGCTGCGCAAAGCCGGGGCATTTCAGACATTACTTTCGACACCGGCGCGAGCCATTCTGACCACTGAATTTTCCGAGATACCGACATCTCCTGATTTCTATCATTTGCTACAACAATTTGATTCAGAGAATCTGGATATCATTCTGGTTGAAGGGTGTAAGGAACAGCGCTTTCCTAAAATAGAGTTACACCGTCACGAAATTAACAAACCGTGGCTCTATCCTGATGATCCGGATATTATTGCCGTCGCAACAGATCGCATGATCACCTGTCCCCTACCTTGTCTGGATTTGAATGATACGGCCCAGATTGCTGAGTTTGTGATGCAGTATGTACAAGACTTTCAATCACACATTCTTCCGGCATCAATACAATGA